From a single Nakaseomyces glabratus chromosome H, complete sequence genomic region:
- the ALO1 gene encoding D-arabinono-1,4-lactone oxidase (CAGL0H04125g~Ortholog(s) have D-arabinono-1,4-lactone oxidase activity) gives MDLKTFGGRRNFVFRNWAGIYSSRPEWYFQPSSVDEVVEIVKAAKLKNKTIVTVGSGHSPSNMCVTDEWMMNLDKMNKLLDFVENEDKTYADVTIQGGTRLYKIHKILREKGYAMQSLGSISEQSIGGIISTGTHGSSPFHGLVSSTIVNLTVVNGKGEVLFLDEKSNPEVFRAATLSLGKIGIIVGATVRVVPAFNIKSTQEVIKFETLLEKWDSLWTSSEFIRIWWYPYTRKCILWRGVKTNEPQTKSRYSWWGSTLGRFFYQTLLFISTKIYPPLTPYVERFVFRRQYGEVETLGKGDVAIEDSVTGFNMDCLFSQFVDEWGCPMDNGLEVLRSLDHSIAQAAANKDFYVHVPVEVRCANTTLPKEQPETSFRSNTSRGPVYGNLLRPYLDNTPSQCSYAPIHSVTNSQLTLYINATIYRPFHTNAPIHKWFTLFEDTMSAAGGKPHWAKNFLGSTSFAQGQVKAEGQYQDYEMRGMATRVKEWYGSDLETFKKVRREQDPDNIFLANKQWALINGIIDENE, from the coding sequence GGTACTTTCAGCCTTCCTCAGTCGACGAAGTTGTCGAAATTGTCAAAGCTGCTAAACTAAAGAACAAGACTATTGTTACAGTTGGCTCAGGCCACTCCCCTAGTAACATGTGTGTTACCGACGAATGGATGATGAACTTGGACAAGATGAACAAGTTACTAGATTTTGTGGAAAACGAGGATAAGACATACGCAGACGTTACTATTCAAGGTGGTACTAGGTTGTATAAGATCCACAAAATATTAAGGGAAAAGGGATACGCCATGCAAAGTTTGGGGTCCATTTCTGAACAAAGTATTGGTGGTATTATCTCTACTGGTACTCATGGTTCGTCTCCATTCCATGGTCTGGTATCTTCTACTATTGTCAACTTGACTGTTGTCAATGGTAAAGGTgaagtattatttttagaCGAAAAGTCTAACCCTGAAGTTTTCAGGGCTGCTACTTTGTCGCTTGGTAAGATTGGTATTATTGTGGGTGCAACTGTTCGTGTTGTTCCAGCTTTCAACATTAAATCAACCCAAGAAgttatcaaatttgaaaCTCTTTTGGAAAAATGGGACTCTCTCTGGACTTCTTCAGAGTTTATCAGAATTTGGTGGTACCCATATACACGTAAGTGTATCCTTTGGAGAGGTGTAAAGACTAATGAACCACAGACTAAGTCAAGATATTCGTGGTGGGGTTCTACTCTAGGTAGATTTTTCTACCAGACTTTGTTGTTCATATCTACCAAGATTTACCCACCTTTGACTCCATATGTTGAAAGATTTGTCTTCAGAAGACAATATGGTGAAGTTGAAACCCTAGGTAAAGGTGATGTGGCAATTGAGGATTCTGTTACTGGGTTCAACATGGACTGTTTGTTTTCTCAGTTCGTTGATGAATGGGGTTGTCCAATGGACAATGGTTTAGAAGTCTTGCGTTCTCTTGACCACTCAATTGCTCAAGCCGCTGCTAACAAGGATTTCTATGTACATGTCCCAGTTGAGGTTCGTTGTGCAAACACAACTTTGCCAAAGGAACAACCTGAAACTTCTTTCCGTTCTAACACTAGTAGAGGTCCAGTTTACGGTAACCTATTACGTCCTTACTTGGATAACACCCCATCTCAATGCTCTTATGCTCCTATCCACAGTGTTACTAATAGTCAGTTGACGCTATACATTAACGCGACAATTTACAGACCATTCCACACCAATGCCCCAATTCACAAGTGGTTCACCTTGTTTGAAGATACAATGTCTGCTGCTGGCGGTAAACCACATTGGGCTAAGAACTTCTTGGGCTCTACCTCTTTTGCTCAAGGTCAAGTTAAGGCTGAAGGTCAATACCAAGACTATGAGATGAGAGGTATGGCTACAAGAGTCAAGGAATGGTATGGTTCAGACTTGGAAACCTTTAAGAAGGTTAGAAGAGAACAAGACCCAGACAACATTTTCTTGGCAAACAAACAGTGGGCCTTGATCAACGGtatcattgatgaaaacgaataa